A window from Anomalospiza imberbis isolate Cuckoo-Finch-1a 21T00152 chromosome 8, ASM3175350v1, whole genome shotgun sequence encodes these proteins:
- the DUSP13B gene encoding dual specificity protein phosphatase 13B isoform X1, which translates to MEKLSLIQPECMQRSNEMPHTRDSSSLTSSTSYETPALSDLQQLLWLRGGSDNHVDQVWPNIYLGDAWAARSKTTLQSLNITHILNAADGPYSINTGAKYYADLQIEYYGVEAFDDPSFDLSIFFYDAANFIGKALNSSGGKVFVHCAMGVSRSATLVLAFLMIHENMTLVDALKTVSAHRNICPNSGFLSQLRDLDMKLNEERKGAGASAIKGL; encoded by the exons ATGG AAAAGCTGTCTCTGATACAGCCTGAGTGCATGCAAAGGAGCAACGAGATGCCTCACACCAGAGACTCTTCATCTCTGACTAGCAGCACTTCCTACGAAACTCCGGCACTATCAgatctccagcagctcctgtggctcAGAGGAGGCTCTGATAATCATGTGGACCAAGTCTGGCCAAATATCTACCTGGGAGATGC GTGGGCTGCTAGGAGCAAAACTACACTTCAAAGCCTCAACATTACTCATATCCTTAATGCAGCAGATGGACCATATAGCATCAACACGGGAGCCAAATATTATGCAGATCTGCAAATAGAATACTATGGAGTAGAAGCATTTGATGATCCTTCCTTTGATTTAAGTATCTTCTTCTATGATGCTGCCAATTTCATAGGCAAGGCCTTAAACTCTTCAGGAG GTAAGGTGTTTGTTCATTGTGCCATGGGAGTGAGCCGCTCAGCAACTTTAGTGCTTGCCTTTTTAATGATCCATGAAAACATGACACTTGTGGATGCTCTGAAGACAGTGAGTGCTCACAGAAACATCTGCCCGAATTCGGGGTTCCTCAGCCAGCTCCGAGACTTGGACATGAAACTGAATGAAGAGAGGAAAGGAGCCGGAGCATCTGCCATCAAAGGCCTGTAA
- the DUSP13B gene encoding dual specificity protein phosphatase 13B isoform X2, producing MQRSNEMPHTRDSSSLTSSTSYETPALSDLQQLLWLRGGSDNHVDQVWPNIYLGDAWAARSKTTLQSLNITHILNAADGPYSINTGAKYYADLQIEYYGVEAFDDPSFDLSIFFYDAANFIGKALNSSGGKVFVHCAMGVSRSATLVLAFLMIHENMTLVDALKTVSAHRNICPNSGFLSQLRDLDMKLNEERKGAGASAIKGL from the exons ATGCAAAGGAGCAACGAGATGCCTCACACCAGAGACTCTTCATCTCTGACTAGCAGCACTTCCTACGAAACTCCGGCACTATCAgatctccagcagctcctgtggctcAGAGGAGGCTCTGATAATCATGTGGACCAAGTCTGGCCAAATATCTACCTGGGAGATGC GTGGGCTGCTAGGAGCAAAACTACACTTCAAAGCCTCAACATTACTCATATCCTTAATGCAGCAGATGGACCATATAGCATCAACACGGGAGCCAAATATTATGCAGATCTGCAAATAGAATACTATGGAGTAGAAGCATTTGATGATCCTTCCTTTGATTTAAGTATCTTCTTCTATGATGCTGCCAATTTCATAGGCAAGGCCTTAAACTCTTCAGGAG GTAAGGTGTTTGTTCATTGTGCCATGGGAGTGAGCCGCTCAGCAACTTTAGTGCTTGCCTTTTTAATGATCCATGAAAACATGACACTTGTGGATGCTCTGAAGACAGTGAGTGCTCACAGAAACATCTGCCCGAATTCGGGGTTCCTCAGCCAGCTCCGAGACTTGGACATGAAACTGAATGAAGAGAGGAAAGGAGCCGGAGCATCTGCCATCAAAGGCCTGTAA
- the DUSP13A gene encoding dual specificity protein phosphatase 13A, which yields MSGAAAPDTPDPEGAGTCPQDVPSLKEIEQLLNTGRPSCNHVDEVWPNLFLGDLVTAHNRFVLWKMGVTHVLNAAHGTSYSHGGQDFYGATIDYYGVPAHDLPSFDISQFFFSAAQFIHNALNTPGAKILVHCAVGVSRSASLVLAYLMINHHLSLVEAIKTVKEHRWISPNRGFLKHLRNLDVQLRQRKDC from the exons ATGTCTGGGGCAGCGGCGCCGGACACGCCGGACCCTGAAGGCGCTGGGACATGCCCGCAGGATGTCCCCTCCCTCAAGGAAATCGAGCAGCTCCTGAACACTGGGCGGCCCTCTTGCAATCACGTTGATGAAGTATGGCCCAATCTCTTCTTAGGGGACCT AGTAACAGCACACAATAGATTTGTTTTGTGGAAGATGGGTGTGACCCATGTTTTAAATGCTGCCCATGGCACATCATACAGCCACGGAGGCCAGGACTTCTATGGAGCAACCATTGATTATTATGGTGTACCAGCCCATGACCTGCCAAGCTTTGATATCAGCCAGttctttttctctgctgcaCAATTTATCCACAATGCCTTGAACACGCCAGGAG cCAAAATATTGGTACATTGTGCAGTTGGAGTAAGCAGATCAGCTTCTCTAGTCCTAGCATATCTCATGATAAATCACCACCTCTCATTAGTTGAAGCCATCAAGACAGTGAAGGAGCATCGATGGATTTCACCCAATCGTGGTTTTCTGAAGCACCTGCGAAACCTGGATGTTCAGCTCCGGCAAAGGAAGGACTGCTGA